One segment of Streptomyces sp. TG1A-8 DNA contains the following:
- a CDS encoding SDR family oxidoreductase encodes MTTTQRLGGRTALVTGGSRGIGRAISRRLAREGALVAVHYGHNQDAAERTVKEIGADGGRAFAVHAELGVPGDAATLWAAFDEGLSGQDAEPGVDILVNNAGITLPRPLAHVTEEDYDRVFAVNTKAPFFIVQGALDRLRDGGRIVNISTGVTRFAFPPIVAYAMTKGALDVLTTNLAQELGPRGITVNAVAPGFTETEINPTLADPQIRKRYSDHSVFGRLGQPADIADVVSFLVSDDGRWVTGQWIDATGGVHLGV; translated from the coding sequence TTGACCACCACCCAGCGGCTCGGCGGAAGAACCGCCCTGGTCACCGGCGGAAGCCGCGGCATCGGCCGGGCGATCTCGCGTCGCCTGGCCCGCGAGGGCGCCCTGGTGGCCGTGCACTACGGGCACAACCAGGACGCCGCCGAGCGCACGGTGAAGGAGATCGGGGCCGACGGCGGCCGGGCCTTCGCGGTGCACGCCGAACTCGGTGTGCCGGGCGACGCCGCCACGCTGTGGGCCGCCTTCGACGAGGGCCTGTCCGGCCAGGACGCCGAGCCCGGTGTGGACATCCTCGTCAACAACGCCGGCATCACCCTGCCCCGTCCCCTCGCGCACGTCACCGAGGAGGACTACGACCGGGTGTTCGCGGTGAACACCAAGGCGCCGTTCTTCATCGTCCAGGGCGCCCTGGACCGGCTGCGCGACGGCGGCAGGATCGTGAACATCTCGACCGGCGTCACCCGGTTCGCCTTCCCCCCGATCGTCGCCTACGCCATGACCAAGGGCGCCCTGGACGTCCTGACGACGAACCTCGCCCAGGAGCTCGGGCCGCGCGGCATCACGGTCAACGCCGTGGCGCCCGGTTTCACCGAGACGGAGATCAACCCCACCCTGGCCGATCCGCAGATCCGCAAGAGGTACTCGGACCACTCGGTGTTCGGCCGGCTCGGCCAGCCCGCCGACATCGCCGACGTCGTGTCGTTCCTCGTGAGCGACGACGGGCGGTGGGTGACCGGCCAGTGGATCGACGCCACCGGTGGCGTCCACCTCGGGGTGTGA
- a CDS encoding tryptophan 2,3-dioxygenase, whose translation MNDGPSALAELPTDDPLTRPFEGASPYDEYVRASVLNALQHPLTEAADEMGFLVTTQVMELWFTLIAHEWRAAREAFAKDDLDRAMDALVRSRRALGALGASWQPIAALTPAQFNGFRAAFGKASGFQSAMYRHLEFLLGEKSAGMLRLHLGDGAVHEALAETYREASLYDEVLLFLHRQGLPVPEHVRERDVTTPYTSDPGVVEVWRRIYAGPQHHPLLRLGELLTDVAELVTRWRQDHVMVVRRAMGAKTGSAGSTGLAWLEKRAGRPVFPELWEVRGDV comes from the coding sequence ATGAACGACGGCCCGTCCGCCCTCGCAGAGCTGCCCACGGACGATCCCCTCACCCGGCCCTTCGAGGGCGCGAGCCCGTACGACGAGTACGTGCGCGCGTCGGTCCTCAACGCCCTGCAGCACCCGCTCACCGAAGCGGCTGACGAGATGGGGTTCCTCGTCACCACCCAGGTGATGGAGCTGTGGTTCACGCTGATCGCGCACGAATGGCGGGCCGCCCGCGAGGCGTTCGCCAAGGACGACCTGGACAGGGCGATGGACGCGCTGGTGCGCAGCCGCCGCGCCCTGGGCGCGCTGGGCGCCTCCTGGCAGCCCATCGCCGCGCTGACCCCGGCCCAGTTCAACGGGTTCCGGGCGGCGTTCGGCAAGGCGTCGGGCTTCCAGTCGGCGATGTACCGGCACCTGGAGTTCCTGCTCGGCGAGAAGTCGGCCGGGATGCTGCGCCTGCACCTGGGCGACGGCGCGGTGCACGAGGCGCTCGCCGAGACGTACCGGGAGGCGTCCCTCTACGACGAGGTGCTGCTGTTCCTGCACCGGCAGGGCCTGCCCGTCCCCGAGCACGTCCGGGAGCGGGACGTGACCACCCCGTACACCTCGGACCCGGGCGTGGTGGAGGTGTGGCGGCGGATCTACGCCGGCCCGCAGCACCATCCGCTGCTGCGGCTGGGCGAGTTGCTCACCGACGTCGCCGAACTGGTGACGCGCTGGCGGCAGGACCACGTGATGGTGGTGCGCCGGGCGATGGGTGCCAAGACGGGCAGCGCCGGCTCCACGGGGCTGGCCTGGCTGGAGAAGCGCGCCGGGCGCCCGGTCTTCCCGGAGCTGTGGGAGGTGCGCGGTGACGTCTAG
- a CDS encoding S9 family peptidase, translating to MTSREISAFAAEEERRVLGLKPVLAPEHGRYGDHPHQVYDAWPAGDADAPLVVLLHGGYWRYDRMHLTPFAAYLSQQGFDVLLPGFRRSGGAGGYPETFDDVARIVDTLPAGRPYVLAGHCSGGHLALWCAARGLLPEDSPWHTRTLPTAVLALAPITDLRATRRDRLSDDAALQLLGGEEVFEERLPGVDPLTLLREAGTTGVPTVLLHGAVDEEVPLTQFADYAAVHRDLRTVVLPGTGHYTLIEPGADGARAVAGTLWEMAAGFGAVRPDRGAAKEVRA from the coding sequence GTGACGTCTAGGGAGATCTCCGCGTTCGCCGCCGAGGAGGAGCGGCGGGTGCTGGGCCTGAAGCCGGTGCTCGCCCCCGAGCACGGCCGGTACGGCGACCACCCGCACCAGGTGTACGACGCCTGGCCGGCCGGGGACGCGGACGCGCCCCTGGTGGTGCTGCTGCACGGCGGGTACTGGCGCTACGACCGGATGCACCTGACGCCGTTCGCGGCGTACCTGTCCCAGCAGGGTTTCGACGTGCTGCTGCCGGGCTTCCGGCGGTCGGGCGGTGCGGGCGGGTACCCCGAGACGTTCGACGACGTCGCCCGGATCGTGGACACGCTGCCGGCGGGACGGCCGTACGTCCTGGCCGGGCACTGCTCCGGCGGCCACCTGGCGCTGTGGTGCGCGGCCCGCGGGCTGCTGCCGGAGGACTCGCCGTGGCACACGCGGACCCTGCCGACGGCCGTCCTGGCGCTGGCGCCGATCACCGACCTGAGGGCCACCCGCCGCGACCGGCTCAGTGACGACGCCGCGCTCCAGCTGCTGGGCGGTGAAGAGGTGTTCGAGGAGCGGCTGCCCGGTGTCGACCCGCTGACCCTGCTGCGGGAGGCCGGCACGACCGGCGTGCCGACGGTCCTGCTGCACGGCGCGGTCGACGAGGAGGTGCCGCTCACCCAGTTCGCCGACTACGCGGCCGTCCACCGCGACCTGCGCACGGTCGTCCTGCCCGGTACGGGCCACTACACCCTCATCGAGCCGGGCGCCGACGGGGCCCGCGCGGTCGCCGGCACGCTGTGGGAGATGGCCGCCGGCTTCGGCGCCGTACGGCCCGACCGCGGTGCCGCGAAGGAGGTGCGGGCATGA
- the kynU gene encoding kynureninase: MTTAPAVIGELARSLDARDVLAPLRERFLLPEGVVYLDGNSLGPLPAAVPPVLTEVVHRQWGTDLIRSWNTHGWWEAPTRIGDAVGRLIGAAPGQTVAGDSTSVQLFTALNAAASLRPGRPLLVTDPGHFPTDRYLADAVARGRGLEVRGVRPAELEAFLAGEGDRVAVVSYSPVDYRTGELYDMESLTRAAHRAGALVLWDLCHAAGAFPLAVDELAVDLAVGCGYKFLSGGPGAPAFLYVARRHHASLETPLTGWTGHADPFGLGAHYTPAEGVARARIGTPPILSLLALEAALTAFDGVDLHRVRAKSLSLTGFLIRCAEELLPLGFEVVTPVEPARRASHVSLRHPHAYGLVRALADQGVVADMRAPDLLRFGVNALYTTHRDVLTAVLRLRDLVSTAAYDPTPHRPGAVT; encoded by the coding sequence ATGACGACCGCTCCCGCCGTGATCGGCGAACTCGCCCGGTCCCTCGACGCCCGGGACGTCCTCGCCCCGCTCCGTGAGCGGTTCCTGCTGCCCGAGGGGGTCGTCTACCTCGACGGCAACTCCCTGGGCCCGCTGCCCGCCGCGGTGCCGCCCGTCCTCACCGAGGTCGTGCACCGGCAGTGGGGCACGGACCTGATCCGGTCGTGGAACACCCACGGCTGGTGGGAGGCGCCCACCCGGATCGGGGACGCGGTCGGGCGGCTGATCGGGGCGGCGCCGGGCCAGACCGTGGCGGGCGACTCCACCAGCGTGCAGCTGTTCACCGCGCTGAACGCCGCCGCGTCGCTGCGGCCGGGCCGCCCGCTGCTGGTCACCGACCCGGGGCACTTCCCCACCGACCGCTACCTGGCGGACGCGGTGGCCCGCGGCCGGGGCCTGGAGGTGCGGGGCGTGCGTCCCGCCGAACTGGAGGCGTTCCTCGCCGGGGAGGGAGACCGGGTCGCCGTGGTCAGCTACTCGCCGGTCGACTACCGCACCGGCGAGCTGTACGACATGGAGTCGCTGACGCGGGCCGCGCACCGGGCCGGCGCGCTCGTCCTGTGGGACCTGTGCCACGCGGCCGGGGCCTTCCCGCTGGCCGTGGACGAGCTGGCCGTGGACCTCGCGGTGGGCTGCGGCTACAAGTTCCTCTCCGGCGGCCCGGGGGCGCCCGCGTTCCTGTACGTGGCGCGACGCCACCACGCCTCGCTGGAGACGCCGCTGACGGGCTGGACCGGGCACGCGGACCCCTTCGGGCTGGGAGCGCACTACACGCCGGCCGAGGGCGTGGCCCGGGCGCGCATCGGTACGCCGCCGATCCTGTCGCTGCTCGCCCTGGAGGCGGCGCTGACCGCGTTCGACGGCGTCGACCTGCACCGGGTGCGCGCCAAGAGCCTGTCGCTGACGGGGTTCCTCATCCGCTGCGCCGAGGAACTGCTCCCGCTCGGCTTCGAGGTGGTGACGCCGGTGGAGCCGGCGCGCCGCGCGAGCCACGTGTCGCTGCGCCACCCGCACGCCTACGGCCTGGTGCGGGCGCTGGCGGACCAGGGCGTGGTGGCGGACATGCGGGCGCCGGACCTGCTGCGGTTCGGCGTGAACGCCCTGTACACCACGCACCGCGACGTGCTGACGGCCGTCCTGCGGCTGCGGGACCTCGTCAGCACGGCGGCCTACGACCCGACGCCGCACCGCCCGGGCGCGGTGACCTGA
- a CDS encoding DUF779 domain-containing protein, with product MNEQVPRVELTSAAADVLRRLSGAHGPLMFHQSGGCCDGSAPMCYPAGEFRTGDADVLLAELEVEGVGKPVPFWMSRSQYAVWSHTRLIVDVVPGRGSGFSLEAPEGVRFLTRSRLLDG from the coding sequence ATGAACGAGCAGGTCCCCCGCGTCGAGCTCACCTCCGCTGCCGCCGACGTGCTCCGGCGGCTGAGCGGGGCGCACGGCCCGCTGATGTTCCACCAGTCCGGCGGCTGCTGCGACGGCAGCGCCCCCATGTGCTATCCGGCGGGTGAGTTCCGCACCGGCGACGCGGACGTGCTCCTCGCGGAGCTGGAGGTCGAGGGGGTCGGGAAGCCGGTGCCGTTCTGGATGTCGCGCAGCCAGTACGCGGTGTGGAGCCACACCCGGCTGATCGTGGACGTGGTGCCGGGGCGCGGCAGCGGCTTCTCCCTGGAGGCGCCCGAAGGGGTGCGCTTCCTGACCCGTTCCCGCCTCCTCGACGGATAG
- a CDS encoding glycoside hydrolase family 64 protein has protein sequence MTPRHQRSLGRRKFLFALGGAAVAVPAIAAVAPHALADPGTGEAKSAAAGALPLTITNNTGAYDNAGVHVYIVGNQDGKQVRVTPDGTLAPISLSDNGADGFTDYAIDLAGGGQTRLSLPYMSGRIYVSLGAKLKFKAVTDGNGNAALQYPAGWVTSDPNYGVLHDCAEFTYNASGMFCNTTMVDMFSVPLAIRLTGAKDQTTGTVRPGGRAAAFDAVRRAEDFARLVVDDTRVIAPGHGLDAGLFPTDYFAPYIDEVWSTYTGRDLTVTTNAGAFTGRVRGDKFTFDGPGQVSFDKPSTRDVLFCDGRLAAPNDGTTGPVAAVLGAGFNRSTLLSNPAQPATDAASFYGTDITNHYAKAMHAVTEDGRAYGFAFDDVADFASYIQDTAPTGMSLTLTAF, from the coding sequence ATGACACCTCGCCATCAGCGCAGTCTCGGCCGCCGCAAGTTCCTCTTCGCCCTCGGCGGTGCGGCGGTGGCCGTGCCCGCCATCGCCGCGGTGGCGCCCCACGCCCTCGCCGACCCCGGCACCGGTGAGGCGAAGTCGGCCGCGGCGGGCGCGCTGCCGCTGACGATCACCAACAACACCGGCGCGTACGACAACGCCGGCGTGCACGTCTACATCGTCGGCAACCAGGACGGCAAGCAGGTGCGGGTCACCCCCGACGGCACCCTCGCCCCGATCTCCCTGTCGGACAACGGCGCCGACGGCTTCACCGACTACGCCATCGACCTGGCCGGCGGCGGCCAGACCCGGCTGTCCCTGCCGTACATGTCGGGCCGCATCTACGTCTCGCTCGGCGCGAAGCTCAAGTTCAAGGCCGTCACCGACGGCAACGGCAACGCCGCGCTGCAGTACCCGGCGGGATGGGTGACCTCGGACCCCAACTACGGGGTGCTGCACGACTGTGCCGAGTTCACCTACAACGCGTCGGGCATGTTCTGCAACACGACCATGGTCGACATGTTCAGCGTGCCGCTGGCCATCCGGCTGACCGGCGCGAAGGACCAGACGACGGGCACCGTGCGCCCCGGCGGCAGGGCCGCCGCCTTCGACGCCGTACGCCGGGCGGAGGACTTCGCGCGGCTCGTGGTGGACGACACCCGGGTCATCGCCCCCGGGCACGGCCTGGACGCCGGCCTGTTCCCCACGGACTACTTCGCCCCCTACATCGACGAGGTGTGGAGCACCTACACCGGACGGGACCTGACCGTCACCACCAACGCCGGTGCGTTCACCGGCCGGGTGCGCGGCGACAAGTTCACCTTCGACGGACCCGGACAGGTCTCCTTCGACAAGCCCTCCACCCGGGACGTGCTGTTCTGCGACGGCCGCCTCGCCGCTCCGAACGACGGGACGACCGGTCCCGTGGCCGCTGTCCTGGGCGCCGGCTTCAACCGCTCGACCCTGCTGAGCAACCCGGCCCAGCCGGCCACGGACGCCGCGTCCTTCTACGGCACGGACATCACCAACCACTACGCCAAGGCCATGCACGCCGTCACCGAGGACGGCAGGGCCTACGGGTTCGCCTTCGACGACGTGGCCGACTTCGCCTCGTACATCCAGGACACCGCCCCCACCGGGATGAGCCTGACCCTCACGGCCTTCTGA
- the paaE gene encoding 1,2-phenylacetyl-CoA epoxidase subunit PaaE → MEDLLAPGAAAPAPARRARRRPAFHALRVAAVDRLCEDAVAVGFDVPGELAQEFAFAPGQSLTLRRQVDGRDERRSYSICSPVGSRPRIGVRVVPGGLFSSWLVHEVQPGDTVEVMAPTGAFTPDLTTPGHHVLIAAGSGITPMLSIAESVLAADDRSRVTLFYGNRRTGSVMFADELADLKDLHPARFQLAHVLSREPREAELLTGRLDAERLAALIDGLVDVSDADHWWLCGPHGMVRDAQRVLAGLGVPGDRVHQELFYAGEEPVAAVRHEESRADGPVSRVTVVLDGRSTTSVLPRGTTLLDSAARVRPDLPFACKGGVCGTCRARITDGEADMRRNYALEPAEVDAGYVLTCQTFPVSDALTVDFDG, encoded by the coding sequence ATGGAGGACCTGTTGGCCCCCGGCGCCGCGGCCCCCGCCCCGGCGCGGCGCGCACGCCGCCGGCCGGCCTTCCACGCTCTGCGGGTGGCGGCGGTGGACCGGCTGTGCGAGGACGCGGTCGCGGTGGGTTTCGACGTCCCCGGCGAACTGGCGCAGGAGTTCGCCTTCGCGCCCGGGCAGTCGCTCACCCTCCGGCGCCAGGTGGACGGGCGGGACGAACGCCGCTCGTACTCGATCTGCTCGCCGGTGGGGTCCCGGCCGCGGATCGGCGTCCGGGTGGTGCCGGGCGGCCTGTTCTCCTCCTGGCTCGTCCACGAGGTGCAGCCCGGCGACACGGTCGAGGTGATGGCCCCGACGGGCGCCTTCACCCCCGACCTGACCACGCCCGGCCACCACGTCCTGATCGCGGCCGGCTCGGGCATCACGCCGATGCTGTCCATCGCCGAGTCGGTCCTGGCCGCCGACGACCGCTCCCGGGTCACCCTGTTCTACGGCAACCGCCGCACCGGCTCGGTGATGTTCGCCGACGAACTGGCGGACCTGAAGGACCTCCACCCCGCGCGGTTCCAGCTCGCGCACGTGCTGTCCCGCGAACCGCGCGAGGCCGAACTGCTCACCGGGCGCCTGGACGCCGAGCGGCTGGCCGCCCTCATCGACGGCCTGGTCGACGTCTCCGACGCCGACCACTGGTGGCTGTGCGGCCCGCACGGCATGGTCCGCGACGCCCAGCGGGTGCTGGCCGGCCTGGGCGTGCCCGGCGACCGGGTCCACCAGGAGCTGTTCTACGCGGGCGAGGAGCCCGTCGCGGCCGTGCGCCACGAGGAGTCCCGGGCCGACGGACCGGTCAGCCGGGTCACCGTCGTCCTGGACGGCCGCTCCACCACGTCCGTGCTCCCCCGCGGGACCACCCTCCTCGACTCGGCCGCCCGTGTCCGCCCCGACCTCCCCTTCGCCTGCAAGGGCGGCGTCTGCGGCACCTGCCGGGCCCGGATCACCGACGGCGAGGCGGACATGCGCCGCAACTACGCGCTGGAACCCGCCGAGGTCGACGCGGGCTACGTACTGACCTGCCAGACCTTCCCCGTCTCCGACGCCCTGACCGTCGACTTCGACGGCTGA
- the paaD gene encoding 1,2-phenylacetyl-CoA epoxidase subunit PaaD has translation MVTTPVDARRARRIAEQVPDPELPMLTLADLGVLRGVTVHPDGTVVADLTPTYSGCPAMSEMRAGVAARLKDAGYRSVEVRTVLDPPWTTDWITPEGRRKLTEHGIAPPGPAPRPAPGPVPLVLSATRRTVPCPRCGAADTEETSRFGATSCKSLWRCRACREPFEYVKEI, from the coding sequence GTGGTGACCACGCCCGTGGACGCCCGGCGCGCCCGGCGCATCGCCGAGCAGGTGCCCGACCCCGAGCTGCCCATGCTCACCCTCGCCGATCTCGGTGTGCTGCGCGGGGTCACGGTGCACCCGGACGGCACGGTCGTCGCCGACCTCACGCCCACCTACTCCGGCTGCCCGGCCATGTCGGAGATGCGGGCCGGCGTCGCCGCCCGGCTGAAGGACGCCGGCTACCGCAGCGTCGAGGTGCGCACGGTCCTCGATCCGCCGTGGACCACCGACTGGATCACCCCCGAGGGGCGCCGCAAGCTCACCGAGCACGGGATCGCACCCCCCGGGCCGGCACCGCGCCCGGCGCCCGGGCCCGTGCCGCTGGTCCTGTCCGCCACCCGGCGCACGGTGCCGTGCCCGCGCTGCGGTGCGGCGGACACGGAGGAGACCTCGCGCTTCGGCGCCACCTCCTGCAAGTCGCTGTGGCGCTGCCGCGCCTGCCGCGAACCGTTCGAGTACGTCAAGGAGATCTGA
- the paaC gene encoding 1,2-phenylacetyl-CoA epoxidase subunit PaaC: MSDDHVYLSLAEGHEDGDARWAFGTGFEDPLHGVSTAVPEGVDRAELAADCLALADDALVTAQRLAEWTTRAPELEEEVALANIGLDLLGQARLLYARCGQVDGTGRGEDAYAYFRGPEEFRNVRLAELPNGDFAFSMARLLVFAAWRLARFERLTASPDPVLAAVAAKGVKELAYHRQYAAEWVVRLGDGTEESHRRMRAGLGRVAPYLGELFDAQGADAAGEARTEVLAVLRQVTGAACLPLPDAPRVPGSGRAGDHTEHLAPLLAELQSVARAHPEATW, translated from the coding sequence ATGAGCGACGATCACGTCTACCTGTCCCTGGCCGAGGGGCACGAGGACGGCGACGCCCGCTGGGCCTTCGGGACCGGCTTCGAGGACCCGCTGCACGGCGTGAGCACCGCCGTTCCCGAGGGCGTCGACCGGGCCGAGCTGGCCGCGGACTGCCTGGCGCTGGCCGACGACGCCCTCGTCACGGCCCAGCGCCTGGCCGAGTGGACCACGCGTGCACCGGAGCTGGAGGAGGAGGTGGCCCTCGCCAACATCGGACTCGACCTGCTCGGCCAGGCCCGCCTGCTGTACGCCCGCTGCGGACAGGTCGACGGCACCGGACGCGGCGAGGACGCCTACGCCTACTTCCGCGGTCCGGAGGAGTTCCGCAACGTACGCCTGGCCGAACTGCCCAACGGCGACTTCGCGTTCTCCATGGCACGGCTGCTGGTGTTCGCCGCCTGGCGGCTGGCCCGCTTCGAGCGGCTCACCGCCTCGCCCGACCCGGTGCTCGCGGCCGTCGCCGCCAAGGGCGTCAAGGAGCTGGCCTACCACCGGCAGTACGCGGCGGAGTGGGTCGTCCGGCTCGGTGACGGCACCGAGGAGTCCCACCGGCGCATGCGGGCCGGACTCGGCCGGGTGGCCCCCTACCTGGGCGAGTTGTTCGACGCGCAGGGCGCGGACGCGGCCGGGGAGGCACGGACGGAGGTCCTCGCGGTGCTGCGGCAGGTCACCGGGGCCGCGTGCCTGCCCCTGCCGGACGCCCCGCGGGTCCCGGGCTCCGGGCGCGCGGGCGACCACACCGAGCACCTGGCCCCGCTGCTGGCCGAACTGCAGAGCGTGGCCCGTGCCCACCCGGAGGCGACGTGGTGA
- the paaB gene encoding 1,2-phenylacetyl-CoA epoxidase subunit PaaB, translating into MSDTQATRGDWPLYEVFVRGKRGLNHVHVGSLHAADDRMALTHARDLYTRRNEGVSIWVVRSEHIAASTRDEKDPFFDPSADKVYRHPTFYDIPDDVPHI; encoded by the coding sequence ATGAGCGACACGCAGGCGACGAGGGGCGACTGGCCGCTGTACGAGGTCTTCGTGCGGGGCAAGCGCGGACTCAACCACGTCCACGTCGGCTCCCTGCACGCCGCCGACGACCGCATGGCGCTCACCCACGCCCGGGACCTCTACACCCGGCGCAACGAGGGCGTGAGCATCTGGGTGGTGCGCTCGGAGCACATCGCGGCCTCGACCCGCGACGAGAAGGACCCGTTCTTCGACCCGAGCGCCGACAAGGTCTACCGGCACCCCACCTTCTACGACATCCCCGACGACGTCCCGCACATCTAG
- the paaA gene encoding 1,2-phenylacetyl-CoA epoxidase subunit PaaA: MTARQPGSAAADAAPPELQERFDETIARDQRIEPRDWMPEGYRTTLIRQIAQHAHSEIIGMQPEGEWITRAPSLRRKAILFAKVQDEAGHGLYLYSAAETLGADRADLTQRLIEGRQKYSSIFNYPTPTFADVGVIGWFVDGAAICNQVPLCRSSYGPYARAMVRICKEESFHQRQGYELLMTMMRGTGAQREMVQDAVNRWWWPSLMMFGPPDDDSPNSARSMAWRIKRHSNDELRRRFVDMTVPQAEKLGVTLPDPELRWNEERGRYDFGTPDWAELKRVIGGGGPCNAERMARRRTAHEEGAWVREAAAAHAAKQAAGTRKGAAA, translated from the coding sequence ATGACTGCACGGCAGCCCGGCTCGGCGGCGGCGGACGCCGCCCCGCCCGAACTGCAGGAGCGCTTCGACGAGACCATCGCGCGCGACCAGCGGATCGAGCCGCGCGACTGGATGCCGGAGGGCTACCGCACCACGCTGATCAGGCAGATCGCGCAGCACGCGCACTCCGAGATCATCGGCATGCAGCCGGAGGGGGAGTGGATCACCCGCGCGCCGTCGCTGCGGCGCAAGGCGATCCTGTTCGCCAAGGTCCAGGACGAGGCCGGCCACGGGCTGTACCTGTACTCGGCGGCCGAGACCCTGGGCGCCGACCGCGCGGACCTCACCCAGCGGCTGATCGAGGGCCGCCAGAAGTACTCGTCGATCTTCAACTACCCGACCCCGACCTTCGCCGACGTCGGTGTCATCGGCTGGTTCGTGGACGGCGCCGCGATCTGCAACCAGGTGCCCCTGTGCCGCAGCTCCTACGGCCCCTACGCGCGCGCCATGGTGCGCATCTGCAAGGAGGAGTCCTTCCACCAGCGGCAGGGCTACGAACTGCTGATGACGATGATGCGCGGCACCGGGGCCCAGCGGGAGATGGTCCAGGACGCGGTGAACCGCTGGTGGTGGCCGTCGCTGATGATGTTCGGCCCGCCCGACGACGACTCGCCCAACTCGGCCCGGTCCATGGCCTGGAGGATCAAGCGGCACAGCAACGACGAACTGCGCCGGCGCTTCGTCGACATGACCGTGCCGCAGGCCGAGAAGCTGGGCGTGACCCTGCCCGACCCGGAGCTGCGCTGGAACGAGGAACGCGGCCGGTACGACTTCGGCACCCCCGACTGGGCCGAACTGAAGCGGGTGATCGGCGGCGGCGGGCCGTGCAACGCCGAGCGCATGGCACGCCGCCGGACCGCGCACGAGGAGGGCGCCTGGGTGCGCGAGGCGGCCGCCGCGCACGCCGCCAAGCAGGCCGCCGGGACGCGGAAGGGAGCGGCAGCATGA
- the paaI gene encoding hydroxyphenylacetyl-CoA thioesterase PaaI: MFAADRASQLLGIEPLELGEGTAVLRMTVTASMVNGHGIAHGGYVFLFADTAFACACNSHGAVTVASGAEISFVAPAHEGDVLVATAREVTRFGRSGIYDVRVARGDAVIAEFRGRSRSIRSTEPEEPQ; the protein is encoded by the coding sequence ATGTTCGCCGCGGACCGGGCCTCGCAGCTGCTCGGCATCGAACCGCTGGAGCTGGGCGAGGGGACCGCCGTGCTCCGCATGACCGTCACCGCGTCCATGGTCAACGGCCACGGGATCGCACACGGCGGGTACGTCTTCCTGTTCGCCGACACCGCCTTCGCCTGCGCCTGCAACAGCCACGGCGCCGTGACCGTGGCCTCCGGGGCGGAGATCAGCTTCGTCGCCCCGGCGCACGAGGGGGACGTCCTGGTGGCCACCGCCCGGGAGGTCACCCGCTTCGGCCGCAGCGGCATCTACGACGTGCGCGTGGCGCGCGGGGACGCGGTGATAGCCGAGTTCCGCGGCCGCAGCCGCAGCATCCGGAGCACGGAACCCGAGGAGCCGCAATGA